A single genomic interval of Zingiber officinale cultivar Zhangliang chromosome 4A, Zo_v1.1, whole genome shotgun sequence harbors:
- the LOC121969895 gene encoding uncharacterized protein LOC121969895: MRFFTFRPSLPFSQQQLFSNRPGQNLTAPPSSDPKQQPLRSTKSEQQVYSPIVDTVVCMVEDSIMLMRLRRLSIDLMGGMWMVGILWFSLQNMDQMLSVCIKEKLWKQFQRQEKG, translated from the exons atgAGATTCTTCACCTTCCGGCCATCCCTGCCCTTTTCCCAGCAGCAGCTCTTCTCCAACAGACCTGGACAGAACCTCACAGCTCCGCCTTCATCAGATCCCAAACAGCAGCCTCTTCGATCCACCAAGTCCGAACAGCAAGTTTATTCTCCTATTGTTGATACTGTGGTTTGCATGGTTGAAGATTCGAT TATGCTGATGAGGCTTAGAAGGCTATCGATAGACTTGATG GGAGGAATGTGGATGGTCGGAATATTATGGTTCAGTTTGCAAAATATGGACCAAATGCTGAGCGTAT gCATAAAGGAAAAATTATGGAAGCAGTTCCAAAGACAAGAGAAAGGTTAA